Part of the Sphaerochaeta associata genome is shown below.
CAACCCTGTCTCCATCGCCTTCACCGAGCTGTACAGCGCCCTTCAGACCGGCATCGTTGACGGGGCCGAGCAGCCGCTTTCCGGTTTCTACAACAACCAGTTCCATGAAGTCGCCAAATACATGGTCCTTGACGGGCACGAGCTGAGTCCGAACATTGTCTTGTTCTCCGAGATTACCTGGAACAAGCTGTCCTCCGAAGACCAGAAGTTGATCAAGGCGTGCTTTGCCGAGTCGGTCCCGTATTTCAACCAGCTTTCCGATTCCGAGGACTCGGTTTTAATGAAGAAGATACTGGCAGCCGGTGTCGAAGTGTACGAGCCTGCCGACCCCTCCGAGTGGAGAGCTGCTGTGAAAAGTGTATATGACAAGTATGGCACCGAGTACGCTGCCACCATCGAGCAAATCATAAATACCACGTATTAAGTTTCAAAGCCGGGCAGCCAAGCTGCCTGGCGATCTATGAAGGGAGACCATCAATGCTTACTTCGTTATCAGCCGGACTGCAAACCGTATCCCGGTATCTGTATACTGTCTTGGAGCTGCTTGCAAAGCTCATTTTCGTGATTATGGTCGTCTCGGTTTCCATAGCTGTCGTCGGCAGGTTCGTCTTCAGCAAGTCTCCGAGCTGGACCGAGGAAGTCGGTATCCTGAGCCTTGTTTGGCTCTGCTTTCTGACCGCAGCAATGGGCATACGCGATGGATCGCACATGCGCATGACAATCATCGAGTACATCTTCAGCCCCAAGGTTTGTAATGTAATGCATCGCATTGCTTATGTAGTATTGCTTGTGTTGTATATGCTGTTTATCAAAATTGGACTTGATGCAATTCTCATGATGTCAAAATCCATTCTTCCCTCAACCAAGCTCCCTTTGTCAGTCATGTACGGCTCTGTGTTCGTATCGGGGATTCTGGGACTTGTAATGGCACTTGCCAAGTTATTTGACAAGGAGAGTTTTAAATTATGAATGTACAGGCAATACTCTTGCTTCTAGGATCGTTCGCTGTTCTTATCTTAGGTGGTATTCATATTGCTTATGCAATGATCGCCTCGGCGGTATTCACCATCGTGTTCCTCAATATTTCTTTAATTGCCGTGGTGACCACCCTGATCGACGGTATCAACGGGTTCACCTTTCTTGCCATCCCGTTCTTCGTACTGGCAGGGGAAATTATGGCACAAGGGGGTATCTCGGACCGCCTCATCAAGCTCTCCAATGCACTGGTAGGTTGGATGCGCGGCGGCCTTGCAATGGTGAACATCATCGCCAGTGTCTTTTTCGGCGGTATCAGCGGAAGTGCAACTGCCGATACTGCTTCATTGGGATCGATTCTCATTCCTATGATGAAGAAAAGCGGATACGACGGGGAGTTCTCCACTGCAGTCACCATGGCCAGTTCAATCGAGGGGCTTTTGATTCCACCCAGCCACAACATGATCATCTATGCCATGGCTGCAGGAGGTCTTTCCATCGGAAAACTCTTTCTGGGGGGCTTGGTTCCTGGTCTGTTGCTTGCCCTGGCGTTGATGATTTTCTCGTTCTTTGTCTCGAGAAAACGCAAATACCCCAAGGGGGATGCCTTCCATGTGAAGAATGTGCTTGTCTCGCTCAAGGACTCCATCTGGGCTCTGATGACCATCCTTATCGTAGTGGTGGGAGTTATAACAGGGGTCTTCACAGCTACAGAGTCTGCTGCAATATCAACTGTATGGGCTTTTATTGTGACCTTCTTCATTTATAAGGAGATTCCGCTGAAAGCGTTCGGAGGAATCCTGAAAAAGGCTCTGAAGGTCTTGTCCAACATTCTGATTCTTATTGCTGCTGCGGGCACTTTTGGATTTGTGGTTGCTTACCTGCAGATTCCAACTTTCATCTCAGATCTTATCCTGGGAGTCACTTCCAACAAAATCATTATACTCTTGCTTGTCAACCTGATACTCCTTCTGCTTGGTATGATCATGGGTATGGCATCGATCATAGTTATCATGACCCCGATCCTGCTCCCCATCGTAACCCAGCTTGGGATGGACCCGATTCAGTTTGGTGCCATCATGATTCTCAACTGCGGTATCGGCTTGATCACACCTCCAGTCGGCGGCGTCCTCTTTGTAGGCAGCGGTATTTCGGGTATCAAGATCGAGCGGCTCACCAAGGAGCTGCTGCCGTTCTATCTGGTCATGGTCTTGGTGCTTCTGATGGTGACCTTCATCCCTCAGATCACCATGTTCGTTCCCAATTTTCTCATGTAGGAGGACTCCATGGCGCAGAACCATGTATTATTTATTTGTACCGACCATTGGCCTGCAGCATTGCTGGGAAGTCATGGCAATAGCGATATAATGACACCGACTCTCGATGCGTTGGCACGCGATGGCATAGATTTCACGCAATGCTACAGCACCTGTCCTGTGTGCATTCCCGCACGGCGTTCGATGATGACCGGCACGTTCCCCAAGACCCATGGAGACCGTGTATACAGCGACCACATGGAGATGCCGGACATTCCCACGCTGGCACAGACCTTCCGCGATGCCGGGTATCAGGCGTACGGGGTGGGCAAACTTCATGTCTATCCCCAACGCAACCGTATCGGGTTCGACGATGTAGTGTTGATGGAGGAGGGACGTTACGAGCTGGGCGTGGTGGATGACTACCAGGTCTGGTTGGGGGAAAATGGGTATGCAGGGGCAGAGTTCGCCCACTCTATGGGCAGCAATACCTATTACACCAGGCCGTGGCACCTGAACGAGGAGGCTCATCCTACTACATGGGCCACCAAACAGATGTGCAGGACCATCAAGCGCATCGATCCCACCCGTCCAGGTTTTTTCTACATCTCCTACCAAGCCCCCCATCCTCCGCTTGTCCCGCTGCAGACGTATCTGGATATGTATGACGAGCCTTCCATGCCGCTTCCTGTTTTGGGTGATTGGGAGAAAGAGCACCCGATCTACCAAGCATTGCAGGAGCTGGCTGATGAGTACTCAGAGCGAGACATTAGAAGGGCGCTCAGGGCGTTCTATGCGCAGTGCACCCATATCGATCACCAGATACGCCTGCTCATCGGTACCCTGAGGGAATGCAATCTTCTGGATGACACCATCATTGTCTTTACCAGCGACCACGGGGATATGCTG
Proteins encoded:
- a CDS encoding TRAP transporter small permease, encoding MLTSLSAGLQTVSRYLYTVLELLAKLIFVIMVVSVSIAVVGRFVFSKSPSWTEEVGILSLVWLCFLTAAMGIRDGSHMRMTIIEYIFSPKVCNVMHRIAYVVLLVLYMLFIKIGLDAILMMSKSILPSTKLPLSVMYGSVFVSGILGLVMALAKLFDKESFKL
- a CDS encoding TRAP transporter large permease, with protein sequence MNVQAILLLLGSFAVLILGGIHIAYAMIASAVFTIVFLNISLIAVVTTLIDGINGFTFLAIPFFVLAGEIMAQGGISDRLIKLSNALVGWMRGGLAMVNIIASVFFGGISGSATADTASLGSILIPMMKKSGYDGEFSTAVTMASSIEGLLIPPSHNMIIYAMAAGGLSIGKLFLGGLVPGLLLALALMIFSFFVSRKRKYPKGDAFHVKNVLVSLKDSIWALMTILIVVVGVITGVFTATESAAISTVWAFIVTFFIYKEIPLKAFGGILKKALKVLSNILILIAAAGTFGFVVAYLQIPTFISDLILGVTSNKIIILLLVNLILLLLGMIMGMASIIVIMTPILLPIVTQLGMDPIQFGAIMILNCGIGLITPPVGGVLFVGSGISGIKIERLTKELLPFYLVMVLVLLMVTFIPQITMFVPNFLM
- a CDS encoding sulfatase-like hydrolase/transferase encodes the protein MAQNHVLFICTDHWPAALLGSHGNSDIMTPTLDALARDGIDFTQCYSTCPVCIPARRSMMTGTFPKTHGDRVYSDHMEMPDIPTLAQTFRDAGYQAYGVGKLHVYPQRNRIGFDDVVLMEEGRYELGVVDDYQVWLGENGYAGAEFAHSMGSNTYYTRPWHLNEEAHPTTWATKQMCRTIKRIDPTRPGFFYISYQAPHPPLVPLQTYLDMYDEPSMPLPVLGDWEKEHPIYQALQELADEYSERDIRRALRAFYAQCTHIDHQIRLLIGTLRECNLLDDTIIVFTSDHGDMLFDHGMVAKRLFYEQAAHVPLLFSGKPLHKRRGEVNDKLVCLEDIMPTLLSLCGISIPASVEGIDICSETRRDYLYGECGEGEKATRMIRKGEHKLIYYPWGNHLHLFNLQQDPDELHDCVHDGQYAAILKELEQLLITNLHGSDLSWVKDGKLIGLGEKEFEPKPHYGLYNQRGLHWPAPSGYSNIGKNA